The genomic region CACCGGACATGGTCGGTGAGACGCCCTGGACCACTTGGAGGAAGGTCGGCAGGTAGACCATGGCGCCGAACATCGCGAAGCCGACGATGAAGCTGATGACCGAGCAGAGCACGAAGGTCCTGATGCGGAAGAGTTTCAGGGGCAGTACGGGCTCGGCCGCACGCCGTTCCACCTGGAGGAACACCGCGAGCAGCAGCACGCCGAGTACCGCGAGCCCGATGATCTGCGCCGACCCCCAGGCCCAGGTGGTGCCACCGAGCGAGGCGACGAGCACCAGACAGGTGGCGACCGAGGCGATGAGGAAGGTGCCGAGGTAGTCGATGGTGTGCTTCGTCGCGCGGACCGGGATGTGCAGTACGGCGGCGATGACGAGCAGCGCGACGACGCCGATCGGCAGGTTGATGTAGAAGACCCAGCGCCAGGTGAGCTGTTCGGTGAAGAGTCCGCCCAGCAGCGGGCCCAGCACACTGGTCGCGCCGAAGACGGCGCCGAAGAGCCCCTGGTACTTACCGCGTTCACGTGGCGGGACGATGTCGCCGACGATCGCCATCGACAGCACCATCAGTCCGCCGCCGCCGAGCCCCTGGACGGCGCGGAAGCCGATGAGCTGCGGCATGTTCTGTGCGATGCCGCAGAGCGCGGAGCCGACCAGGAAGATCACGATGGCGGTCTGGAAGAGTTTCTTGCGGCCGTACTGGTCGCCGAGCTTCCCCCACAGCGGGGTGGCGGCCGTCGAGGCCAGCATGTACGCCGTGACCACCCAGGACAGGTGCTCCATACCGCCGAGGTCACTGACGATGGTGGGCAGCGCGGTGGAGACGATCGTCTGATCGAGTGCGGCGATGAGCATCCCGAGCAGCAGGGCGCCGATCGCCACCATGACGGACCGCTGCGGCTGCCCGTCCGCCGCCACCGGCGAGGCCGGGGGTGCCGGGGATTCCTGAGCCATGCCCTCCATCCTGGTGCTGCGGCATAATCGCCGCGAGTTCAAGGGGGTGGCCGAGTTGAGCCACGAGGATTTCGATCCACTGCGCATACGTCCGTACGTACAGCTGCCGGATCCGGAGCCCGATCCGGCGGACGACGTGGTGGGGGCCGCGTATCCGACGGAGCCGGTGAAGCCGGCAGAGCCACCGGTCATGCCGATGCCGACGGTGCCGTTGCAGGTGGTCCGGTTGCCGGTCGGCGGGCCCGGTCCGGAGCCGTCGCCGCGCCGAAAACCCTTCGCGGTGCTCGCGGGCGGGGTGGCGGCGCTGGCCGTGCTCGGCGGGGCGGCCTTCGCCGCCGGCCTGTTCCAGGGGGGTGGTTCCGCGCAGGACCACGCGCTGCCCGACACGGTGACGAGCGCGCCCGACCTGCCGGCCCGGCCCTCGGCCGTACCGTCACCGTCCGCGCCGTCCGCACCGCCCTCCGGGCCCCGGGCCACCGCCGCCGTGCGGCCTTCGCCGACCGCCGCCCGGTCCGGACCGCCGCCGAGCGCCACCCCGGCCGGGTCGGCACCGGCCGTTGCCCCGTCGGCGCCCGCGCAGCCCCCCTCCCCCGTGCGGGCCACCACCCCGGCACCGCACCCGGAATCCGCACCGCCGGACGCCCCGGTACTGCGGGCGGGTGACAGCGGCCCGGAGGTCGTGGAACTCCAGCAACGGCTGACCCAGCTCTACGTCTACCGGGATACCGCCGACGGCCGCTTCGACCAGCAGGTCACGGACGCGGTGCGGGAGTACCAGTCGTGGATGAGCATCCACAGCGATCCGCCCGGCGTGTACGGGCCGGCCACCCGGCGCGCGCTGGAGGCGATGACACGGCAGCCGTAGGCAGCGGCCCGACGACGTCCGGCCGCGTACCACGGAGCTGCCGCGCCGCGGTGACCAGGGCGGCTGGCGCAGACCGCGCCACTTTTTGTACCCTGCTGAAACAAAGTGGTTCCGCCCGTACTCCCTGACCGGCGGGCGGGACCGCCTTGTTTCTTCACTTCCGCGCCGTTTCTTCTTCCGCGCTGTTGCTTCTTCCGCGCCCCTGGAGCCCTGATGACCGTGCTGACCGCCCGCGCGCTGCTGCTCGACATGGACGGCACCCTCGTGAACTCCGACGCCGTCGTCGAGCGCATCTGGCACCGCTGGGCCGTCGACCACGGGCTGGACCCGCACGAGGCGCTCAAGGTCGTCCACGGCCGCCAGGGGTACGCGACCATGGCCGTACTCCTCCCGGATCGCCCGGTC from Streptomyces sp. NBC_01267 harbors:
- a CDS encoding peptidoglycan-binding protein, producing the protein MPSILVLRHNRREFKGVAELSHEDFDPLRIRPYVQLPDPEPDPADDVVGAAYPTEPVKPAEPPVMPMPTVPLQVVRLPVGGPGPEPSPRRKPFAVLAGGVAALAVLGGAAFAAGLFQGGGSAQDHALPDTVTSAPDLPARPSAVPSPSAPSAPPSGPRATAAVRPSPTAARSGPPPSATPAGSAPAVAPSAPAQPPSPVRATTPAPHPESAPPDAPVLRAGDSGPEVVELQQRLTQLYVYRDTADGRFDQQVTDAVREYQSWMSIHSDPPGVYGPATRRALEAMTRQP